One window from the genome of Candidatus Kryptoniota bacterium encodes:
- a CDS encoding glycosyltransferase has product MKFSVVIPAFNEDAQIAPAVHAVQSQVLKDGDSLEVIVVDNNSSDGTRNAAVIALGGKGKVVSEKQPGPNFARQRGFLESTGDVICFIDSDCRIPDDWIASIRVEIEKGAIAVSGPYFYGFSTGYQLWLNKLYTRVILPALPSVLRVLFWRRAAILIGGNFAATREALHKIGGIPPIKFWGDDAVLAMMLARSAGKVKFSQKVWAQSSPRRFDESGFWRVNYEYARAYFHAFFTKDCSTFVHSVKIGERV; this is encoded by the coding sequence ATGAAGTTTTCAGTAGTGATACCTGCCTTCAATGAAGATGCGCAAATCGCACCGGCTGTCCACGCCGTTCAATCTCAGGTCTTAAAGGACGGTGACTCTCTTGAAGTCATAGTCGTCGACAACAACTCCAGCGATGGAACCCGCAATGCTGCGGTCATCGCACTGGGAGGAAAAGGGAAAGTTGTGTCAGAGAAACAGCCCGGGCCGAATTTTGCGCGGCAGCGGGGATTCCTGGAATCGACCGGCGATGTGATTTGTTTTATCGACTCCGATTGTAGGATCCCTGACGATTGGATCGCAAGCATCAGGGTTGAGATTGAGAAGGGGGCGATAGCAGTGAGCGGTCCGTATTTCTACGGCTTCTCCACCGGATATCAACTTTGGTTGAACAAGTTGTATACGCGGGTAATATTGCCCGCGTTGCCGTCCGTCCTGAGGGTTCTCTTCTGGCGCAGGGCGGCCATCTTGATCGGCGGCAACTTCGCGGCAACTCGCGAGGCTCTGCATAAAATCGGCGGCATACCTCCCATCAAGTTCTGGGGCGATGACGCCGTGCTGGCAATGATGCTGGCACGCTCGGCGGGTAAGGTTAAGTTTTCACAGAAGGTATGGGCTCAGTCTTCACCCAGGCGCTTCGACGAGTCGGGATTCTGGAGAGTGAACTACGAATACGCCAGGGCTTACTTCCATGCCTTCTTTACTAAAGATTGCTCGACGTTTGTGCATTCCGTGAAAATTGGTGAGCGCGTCTGA
- a CDS encoding lysylphosphatidylglycerol synthase transmembrane domain-containing protein, translating to MNRSNLLRAVVGVLIAALFIYFAFRGISFSSLLHDSLKANFYILLLTVIVVVLSHFIRALRWRVIIRELKEEVSLVNAWGSITVGYLFNNFLPQLGEIVRGYITGRLEEVRVSGVFGTIVLEKLFDMISSGILFGVALFLYHGGLTESFPFLRVAGVLLVAGSLVVGGCLYMSSISDRVQRMLLHIVEFILPRKFALKVDSAILSFLASFRLLRSGKRVGAVAIYTAVMWIVYIFAMYIPFFAFSFGTRLHPTFFDAFLLMLVSSIAWNLPSPGGMGVYHLFVSQALVIISGVPKVEALAYASLTYLFGYVEITIVGSVFVLIFAHRLKINTLGKLIRTEETTGAT from the coding sequence TTGAACAGATCTAATTTACTGAGAGCGGTCGTAGGTGTGCTCATCGCGGCCTTGTTCATCTATTTCGCTTTTAGAGGGATATCTTTCTCTTCGTTGCTCCACGACTCGCTGAAGGCCAACTTCTACATACTCCTCCTGACTGTTATCGTAGTCGTTCTAAGCCATTTCATCCGCGCGCTCAGATGGCGCGTGATAATTCGGGAGCTCAAGGAGGAAGTCTCGCTGGTCAACGCCTGGGGCAGCATAACGGTTGGGTACCTCTTCAATAACTTCCTCCCCCAGCTCGGCGAGATTGTGCGCGGGTACATTACCGGGCGGCTTGAGGAAGTGAGAGTCAGCGGCGTATTCGGGACGATAGTCCTGGAAAAACTCTTCGACATGATCTCCTCCGGGATACTCTTCGGCGTGGCCCTGTTCCTCTATCACGGTGGGCTCACTGAGTCCTTCCCGTTCCTCCGCGTCGCAGGCGTGTTGCTCGTCGCCGGGTCGCTAGTGGTCGGCGGATGTCTTTACATGTCTTCGATTTCGGACAGAGTCCAGCGCATGCTCCTTCATATCGTGGAGTTCATCCTTCCCCGGAAATTTGCTCTTAAGGTCGATTCCGCGATCCTGTCCTTTCTAGCATCGTTCAGACTTCTCCGGTCAGGAAAGCGGGTCGGTGCCGTTGCGATTTATACGGCAGTGATGTGGATCGTTTATATATTCGCCATGTACATCCCCTTTTTCGCTTTTTCCTTCGGTACGAGATTGCACCCCACTTTCTTCGACGCGTTCCTCCTGATGCTCGTGAGCTCTATAGCATGGAATTTGCCGAGTCCCGGCGGGATGGGAGTCTACCATTTGTTCGTCTCCCAGGCCCTGGTCATAATATCAGGAGTACCGAAGGTTGAGGCATTAGCTTACGCGTCTCTGACATATCTGTTCGGATACGTGGAGATTACGATCGTAGGTTCAGTTTTCGTTTTGATTTTCGCGCACAGGCTGAAGATTAATACGCTCGGCAAGCTGATTAGAACCGAAGAGACGACTGGCGCGACCTGA
- a CDS encoding capsule assembly Wzi family protein, whose translation MRNLGRGILRHIVVLSILLPVVSMAQTELVPVDHKVYPFLETMSMKGLIDYNSASIPISRGEVASYLKDIAKAKEKLSPTERKILADVMVEFRYDIDKSMDESYSFLHEFKLDSVLQIFSNDKQKYLASYADSNFSLFLDGIGAVSYRNFDAKSFQKAQLSLFEIGPRLRGTLYDNLAFYVQVTEGQSFSGSKYARQVATGYDPSLAASTKFVDDKFITAFNAGYMRYETANHAVSLTIGRDNFEMGNGYIDKLFISDNIPPFDFGKLDIDYKFFRYSFFYGNLQGDSLGAPLTSKSILGHRLDIELSRSFRFGLFESLILSNVPFSFTYLNPASVIESENLGTHEDPLSNALIGFDCEFRPHTNIGIQLSFLIDDLNTSTLGKKTPAGNDNKFGYQAGFMYVEPFGLNDLSASVEYTRIDPFVYSHRTNMSNYTNWGISIGAALPPNSDEVAFKLGYYLTNRITLNFLYKHQRSGEGFLDVNGNPTFSDRGIITRNFGGDVNRGDLDFKYTNVFLMGFRVNRDIFDISTRIEPVRQYFLDISYSLQSIDQLYLSKASIDQFLYVTASTDF comes from the coding sequence GTGAGAAACCTTGGAAGGGGTATACTGCGGCATATTGTGGTCCTTTCCATCTTGCTTCCGGTTGTTTCAATGGCACAAACGGAGCTGGTTCCTGTCGATCATAAAGTGTATCCTTTTCTGGAAACGATGAGCATGAAAGGGTTAATCGATTATAACAGCGCCAGTATTCCGATAAGCAGGGGGGAAGTCGCATCGTATTTAAAAGATATTGCGAAGGCCAAAGAGAAATTATCACCTACCGAGCGGAAGATACTCGCAGACGTAATGGTGGAGTTTAGGTACGATATCGATAAGAGCATGGATGAATCGTATTCCTTTCTTCATGAGTTCAAACTCGATAGCGTCCTGCAGATCTTCAGCAACGATAAGCAGAAATATCTGGCTTCATACGCGGACTCGAACTTTTCATTGTTCCTGGACGGTATCGGAGCGGTCTCATACAGAAATTTCGACGCGAAAAGTTTTCAAAAAGCGCAGCTCTCGCTCTTCGAGATCGGCCCGAGGCTGAGAGGCACACTCTACGATAACCTTGCGTTTTATGTCCAGGTCACTGAAGGTCAATCGTTTAGCGGTAGTAAATACGCACGCCAGGTTGCAACCGGCTACGATCCGTCGTTGGCGGCTTCAACTAAGTTCGTCGACGATAAATTTATCACAGCCTTCAATGCCGGGTACATGCGTTATGAAACTGCAAATCATGCTGTCTCCCTGACTATCGGAAGAGACAATTTCGAAATGGGAAACGGCTATATCGATAAACTTTTTATCTCAGACAATATTCCTCCGTTTGATTTTGGCAAACTGGATATCGATTACAAGTTCTTCCGTTACTCGTTTTTCTACGGTAACCTCCAGGGGGATTCGCTGGGAGCCCCACTCACATCGAAAAGCATATTGGGCCATCGCCTGGATATTGAACTGTCGCGCAGTTTCCGCTTTGGTCTTTTCGAAAGCCTTATCCTTAGTAACGTACCCTTCTCATTCACATATCTCAATCCAGCAAGTGTAATCGAGTCGGAGAATCTGGGCACTCATGAGGATCCCCTCAGTAACGCACTGATCGGTTTCGATTGCGAGTTCAGGCCTCACACGAATATCGGGATACAGCTTTCGTTCCTTATAGATGACCTGAATACAAGCACACTGGGCAAGAAGACTCCGGCCGGGAATGACAACAAGTTCGGTTATCAGGCCGGATTCATGTACGTCGAGCCCTTCGGACTCAATGACCTCTCGGCCTCTGTGGAATACACCCGAATCGATCCGTTCGTCTACTCGCACCGGACTAATATGAGCAATTATACCAACTGGGGAATCAGCATCGGAGCTGCCCTCCCGCCGAACTCCGATGAGGTGGCCTTCAAGCTGGGTTACTATCTGACGAATCGAATTACTCTCAACTTCTTGTACAAGCATCAGCGTTCTGGGGAAGGCTTCCTGGACGTCAATGGAAACCCGACATTCAGTGATAGGGGGATCATCACCAGGAATTTTGGCGGTGACGTCAACCGGGGAGATCTTGACTTCAAATACACCAACGTGTTCCTGATGGGTTTCAGGGTCAACAGGGACATTTTCGACATTTCAACGCGCATCGAGCCTGTGAGACAGTACTTCCTGGATATCAGTTACTCTCTTCAGTCGATCGACCAACTCTATTTATCGAAAGCATCTATAGACCAATTCCTCTATGTGACAGCTTCTACGGATTTCTGA
- a CDS encoding radical SAM protein, which produces MINCLLVASSKITGYGAFLMTQPNGGLSSLAANVNREICKVKILDLVAVRFNAKSYFTKYITKNHFDVIGFSAMVFQYAEMLELAKIAKKINPNVKTVLGGYHATVAYEEVLQSNDTDYLDFIVSGEGEVAFRKLTEALYHGTSCDKIPGVSFKKDGRIVQNPPDELLNLDDIELPNRDCRVIKNKNFRLFGYQTDVVETSRGCTFTCSYCTITKMYGRSFRQFSNERVLRDIQAAKDHGAKAIFFTDDNIVLNKTHFEELCNGIIDRGLNDIKYLTQASVQGFSRNPYLTKLMRKAGFEWVFLGIESDSDDSLKFFKKDNQFETSETETVVRALQENDIFVFGGFIVGNPSDDKESLWRTYEYTKKLRLDATLFFTLTPYPGTELRKQLLEGNYITNLDDYSYYDCINTNIRTDHLDSYALYRVIDSMNHMTFTDGGVYRRIWKRYPLFFVKTLLMMIYHYPDWVFHHFTRGRFLEGKRRKEFALRMQSAGLAGNVSAQGKG; this is translated from the coding sequence ATGATCAATTGTCTGCTGGTCGCGAGTTCGAAGATCACCGGGTACGGCGCATTTCTGATGACACAGCCCAACGGCGGGCTATCATCCCTTGCGGCGAATGTGAATCGCGAAATCTGTAAGGTAAAGATCCTGGACCTGGTGGCTGTTCGGTTCAATGCGAAATCCTATTTCACGAAATACATCACGAAGAATCACTTCGACGTAATCGGTTTCAGTGCCATGGTGTTCCAGTATGCCGAGATGCTGGAGCTTGCGAAAATCGCGAAGAAGATCAACCCGAATGTGAAGACGGTTCTTGGCGGTTACCATGCAACGGTAGCATACGAAGAGGTTCTTCAAAGCAACGATACGGACTACCTGGACTTTATCGTAAGTGGAGAAGGTGAGGTCGCTTTCCGCAAACTCACAGAGGCGTTGTACCACGGCACCAGCTGCGATAAGATACCGGGCGTTTCGTTCAAAAAGGACGGAAGGATTGTTCAGAATCCTCCCGACGAATTGCTTAACCTGGACGACATTGAGTTGCCAAACAGAGACTGTAGGGTAATCAAGAACAAGAACTTCAGGCTCTTTGGGTACCAGACCGATGTGGTCGAGACTTCGAGGGGCTGCACCTTCACATGTAGCTACTGTACGATAACGAAAATGTACGGCCGCAGCTTCCGACAATTCAGCAACGAGAGAGTGTTGCGGGATATCCAGGCAGCGAAAGATCATGGTGCAAAGGCAATATTTTTCACCGACGACAATATCGTCCTGAACAAAACCCATTTTGAGGAGCTTTGCAACGGAATAATCGACCGCGGGCTGAACGATATCAAGTATTTGACTCAGGCAAGTGTCCAGGGATTTAGCCGCAATCCTTATCTGACGAAGCTGATGAGGAAGGCCGGATTTGAATGGGTGTTCCTGGGAATCGAGAGCGACTCCGACGATTCGCTGAAATTCTTCAAGAAGGACAATCAATTTGAAACCAGTGAAACCGAAACCGTAGTCAGGGCGCTTCAGGAGAATGATATTTTTGTCTTCGGCGGATTCATAGTCGGCAATCCCTCCGACGATAAAGAGAGTCTTTGGAGAACGTATGAATACACAAAGAAACTCAGGCTGGATGCGACGTTGTTCTTCACGCTGACTCCGTACCCCGGTACTGAACTTCGGAAGCAACTTCTCGAAGGGAATTACATAACTAATCTCGACGATTATTCTTATTACGATTGCATCAACACGAATATCAGGACGGATCATCTTGACTCGTATGCACTGTACAGGGTCATAGATTCGATGAACCATATGACCTTCACCGACGGCGGCGTCTACAGGAGGATCTGGAAGAGGTATCCGCTGTTCTTCGTGAAGACGCTGTTGATGATGATCTATCATTATCCCGATTGGGTGTTCCATCATTTCACCCGGGGGCGCTTCCTCGAAGGGAAACGCCGTAAGGAATTTGCACTGCGAATGCAATCGGCCGGTTTGGCCGGGAACGTTTCCGCTCAAGGAAAAGGGTAG
- a CDS encoding radical SAM protein has protein sequence MGSNKVSVNGFVFQAYLSLWQRVPINIQNKIVEWLKYRFNPNDLRPKLPTVATVDPINICNLECPLCASKNQDYQKGKMSIDTFNMVLEKIPSLKVLVLFNWGEPLLYHETLHMIKESVSRNIYTAVHTNFSFKQKPEFFEQLISSGLHLLVISADGASQETYEKYRVKGRLDWVIENIKMTVEAKKRLKKRDPKIVWKFIVNKFNEHEIDFAKKLAKELRIEITFDKMGLADDIPDMTFAGTVEERKKKWLPDNPGFVLDYYKNGNKPPINDKPCNQLFTSPVINPDGKVTPCCWVTSRENVWGDLTKESFEEIWYNDKYVYSRSLFGKMNYQGETDHTICTNCEIFKRVR, from the coding sequence GTGGGAAGCAATAAGGTGAGCGTGAACGGATTCGTGTTCCAAGCTTATCTTTCTCTCTGGCAAAGAGTACCTATAAACATCCAAAACAAGATTGTTGAATGGCTTAAGTACAGATTCAACCCGAATGATCTGAGACCTAAACTCCCGACAGTCGCGACTGTCGATCCGATAAACATCTGCAACCTTGAGTGCCCTCTTTGCGCATCGAAGAATCAGGACTACCAGAAAGGAAAGATGTCTATCGATACGTTCAACATGGTCCTGGAAAAGATTCCCTCGCTTAAGGTCTTAGTGCTGTTTAATTGGGGTGAACCTCTTCTGTACCATGAAACATTGCACATGATAAAGGAATCCGTTTCAAGAAATATTTATACCGCTGTGCATACAAACTTTAGTTTTAAACAAAAACCCGAGTTTTTTGAGCAATTAATTAGTTCCGGTTTGCATCTGCTGGTGATTTCAGCGGACGGAGCCTCTCAGGAAACTTACGAGAAATATAGAGTTAAAGGACGTCTCGATTGGGTTATCGAGAATATTAAAATGACAGTCGAAGCCAAAAAAAGGTTGAAGAAAAGGGATCCGAAAATCGTCTGGAAATTCATCGTAAATAAATTCAATGAGCATGAAATCGACTTCGCAAAAAAGTTGGCTAAAGAACTGCGTATCGAAATTACTTTCGATAAAATGGGATTGGCTGACGACATCCCCGACATGACATTTGCAGGCACGGTTGAAGAAAGGAAGAAGAAATGGCTGCCTGACAATCCTGGATTTGTTCTGGATTACTACAAAAATGGTAATAAGCCTCCAATAAACGACAAGCCATGCAACCAGCTTTTCACATCTCCCGTTATTAATCCCGATGGAAAGGTTACACCATGCTGCTGGGTTACGAGCAGGGAAAATGTTTGGGGAGATTTAACGAAAGAGTCTTTCGAAGAAATCTGGTACAATGACAAATATGTGTATTCGCGAAGCTTATTCGGCAAAATGAACTATCAAGGCGAGACTGACCATACCATTTGTACCAATTGTGAGATTTTCAAAAGGGTAAGGTAG
- a CDS encoding glycosyltransferase yields MKYSIIIPTLNEEKLLPGLLESLGNPSLKSKFDYEIIVSDGGSSDGTLEIAKQYCDKVLCYQLSETRTISACRSKGAGSASGDNLLFINADVRIDLDKLLSMAQTKFASNGYVAMTCPIRCLPEQENMNDRIFSLVLNVFYFLSNLLGRGIARGECQLIRRKVYESVGGYKEELVTGEDFELFTRLRKHGRVLFLRGVTVYESPRRYRRWGYWRTVASWILSAGPWTKLKRFYKEWEAIR; encoded by the coding sequence ATGAAATATTCCATAATAATACCCACGTTGAACGAAGAAAAACTCCTGCCCGGGCTTCTTGAGTCGCTTGGCAATCCGTCTCTCAAATCGAAATTCGACTATGAAATCATTGTATCAGATGGTGGAAGCTCGGACGGCACGCTTGAGATCGCCAAACAATATTGCGACAAGGTGCTCTGCTATCAGCTAAGTGAAACAAGGACCATCTCAGCCTGCCGGTCGAAGGGTGCCGGGTCGGCCAGCGGGGATAACCTCCTCTTTATCAACGCGGATGTCAGAATCGATTTGGACAAGCTGTTGTCGATGGCGCAGACGAAATTCGCTTCGAATGGTTACGTGGCAATGACATGTCCTATCAGGTGCCTGCCGGAACAGGAGAATATGAATGATAGAATCTTCAGCCTGGTTTTAAATGTCTTTTACTTTCTTTCAAATCTTCTGGGGCGCGGGATAGCAAGGGGCGAGTGCCAATTAATCAGAAGAAAAGTATACGAGAGCGTGGGAGGCTATAAAGAAGAGCTCGTCACGGGCGAAGACTTTGAACTGTTTACTAGGCTAAGAAAACATGGGAGGGTCTTGTTCTTGCGGGGAGTGACCGTATATGAGTCTCCTCGAAGGTATCGCAGATGGGGCTATTGGAGAACGGTCGCGTCGTGGATCCTGAGCGCAGGACCCTGGACTAAGTTGAAGCGATTCTATAAAGAGTGGGAAGCAATAAGGTGA
- a CDS encoding tetratricopeptide repeat protein, with protein MLGLVLNAKGQDSYDILVGKGRDLAYNVRFEEAESLFTEAARISPGRAESYFNIAQVHLWLFLWTNNRGEYETFTRWYDSTVTKSEKIIDSNPGDYRATYLLGETYQLRAIAGVAAHSYLDAFWATKSASGSFERTLKLAPDFYDAYRGAGEIHYFLDFLPGSVKWAITLFGMEANKAKGFSELRLAHEKGTLDKVKSALSLAQIYSDYVAEYDSAEILMRELVTRFPRNPLFNYHLAVILIREGRLHEAEKHLDTILNLNDPDFAVLNNLSVFLKGDIHFKLNDFRNAVKYNKMFLENTKEPDYSGIANYRLAVSYRAIGNDSLMKKSLSDAMHGNDRIYDDAQAKSRSKLFLKRGISSDELMTIEMKNNIDAGEYENVYSTLMPVVDQIQDMDARAEAFLLLSESAIHMGEFSEGTRFATMADSIDRGDDERIEPMSWYLTALGNYRLGDLSGARRSLRKVKDTSEYGSNNILSARVNNLERHLNPR; from the coding sequence ATGCTTGGACTAGTTCTAAATGCCAAGGGGCAGGATAGCTACGATATACTCGTCGGCAAAGGCCGGGACCTGGCGTACAACGTGCGGTTCGAGGAGGCCGAAAGCCTCTTTACTGAAGCCGCCCGTATTTCTCCCGGAAGAGCCGAAAGCTATTTTAATATCGCGCAAGTCCATCTGTGGCTCTTTCTTTGGACGAACAACCGTGGTGAATACGAGACATTTACAAGATGGTACGACAGTACTGTCACGAAGTCAGAGAAGATCATCGATTCCAACCCAGGAGACTACAGGGCGACGTATCTCCTGGGCGAGACTTACCAGCTCCGCGCGATCGCCGGAGTCGCCGCGCATTCTTATCTCGACGCCTTTTGGGCAACTAAGTCAGCATCCGGCAGTTTCGAAAGGACTCTTAAACTGGCCCCGGACTTTTATGATGCGTACCGGGGCGCCGGTGAGATTCATTACTTCCTCGACTTTTTGCCCGGAAGTGTGAAATGGGCGATCACCCTCTTCGGTATGGAGGCAAACAAGGCCAAAGGGTTTTCTGAGTTGAGGCTGGCGCACGAGAAAGGAACCCTGGATAAGGTAAAGTCGGCTCTCTCGCTCGCGCAGATTTATTCCGACTACGTTGCGGAGTACGACAGCGCGGAGATCCTGATGCGTGAGCTTGTAACCAGGTTCCCCAGAAACCCGTTGTTCAATTACCATCTCGCCGTCATACTTATAAGAGAAGGACGTCTTCACGAAGCCGAGAAGCACCTGGATACCATTCTTAATCTGAACGACCCTGATTTTGCCGTGCTGAACAACCTGTCGGTCTTTCTTAAAGGAGATATTCATTTCAAGCTGAATGATTTCCGGAATGCCGTCAAATACAACAAGATGTTCCTGGAAAACACTAAGGAGCCCGATTACTCGGGGATAGCTAATTACCGGCTCGCGGTCAGCTACAGGGCGATTGGCAACGATTCCCTGATGAAGAAGAGTCTGTCGGATGCGATGCACGGGAACGATCGCATTTACGACGACGCGCAGGCAAAGTCCCGGAGCAAACTCTTCCTCAAGAGGGGAATCTCCAGCGACGAGCTCATGACAATAGAAATGAAAAACAATATCGACGCCGGTGAGTATGAAAATGTTTATTCTACGTTGATGCCAGTTGTTGACCAGATCCAGGATATGGATGCGCGTGCGGAAGCATTTCTCCTCTTATCGGAGTCAGCGATTCACATGGGAGAGTTCTCTGAAGGAACACGGTTCGCAACCATGGCGGACTCCATCGACCGCGGTGACGATGAACGGATTGAGCCGATGTCATGGTACTTGACTGCCCTGGGGAATTACCGCCTTGGTGACCTTTCGGGTGCAAGAAGGTCTCTGCGCAAGGTAAAAGACACGAGCGAATATGGATCGAACAATATTCTGAGTGCGCGGGTAAACAACCTCGAAAGACATCTGAACCCGCGATGA